A window of Primulina tabacum isolate GXHZ01 chromosome 4, ASM2559414v2, whole genome shotgun sequence contains these coding sequences:
- the LOC142543062 gene encoding CBL-interacting protein kinase 32-like, whose protein sequence is MNQSKVRRIIGKYEIGRTIGEGTFAKVKFARNTENGQPVAIKIFDKDKVLKHKLSEQIKREITTMKLVKHPNVVQLYEVMASMAKIFMVMEFVSGGELFDKIVNHGRMQEDEARKYFQQLINAVDFCHSRGVYHRDLKPENLLLDASGDLKVSDFGLSALSQQVQDDGLLHTTCGTPNYVAPEVINDRGYDGAAADLWSCGVILFVLLAGYLPFDDSNLMNLYKKISSAEFTCPPWISFSAMKLIAQILDPNPVHRITIPKILKDEWFKKDYRPPVFDEKKERNLEDVEAVFKDSEEYHVMENPTPMNAFELISMSRGLNLGNLFHANQDLKRETRFASKRPANEIISKIEEAAKPLGFDVHKKNYKLRLENMKAGRKGNLNVATEVFQVASSLHMVEVRKTKGDTLEFHKFYKNLSTSLQDVVWKTEEEMQEMK, encoded by the exons ATGAATCAATCCAAAGTGAGGCGAATAATTGGAAAGTATGAGATTGGAAGAACTATCGGTGAGGGAACATTTGCAAAAGTGAAATTCGCTAGGAATACTGAGAATGGACAGCCTGTGGCGATCAAGATTTTTGACAAGGATAAGGTTCTCAAGCACAAATTATCTGAGCAG ATTAAGCGAGAGATTACCACAATGAAATTGGTAAAGCATCCCAATGTTGTTCAATTGTACGAG GTGATGGCGAGCATGGCCAAGATATTTATGGTAATGGAATTTGTCAGTGGAGGGGAGCTCtttgacaaaatt GTAAATCACGGACGGATGCAAGAAGACGaagcaagaaaatattttcagcaaCTGATTAATGCTGTTGATTTTTGCCATAGTAGGGGAGTCTACCACAGGGATTTGAAG CCAGAAAATTTATTGCTGGATGCTTCTGGGGACCTCAAAGTTTCTGATTTTGGATTAAGTGCTTTGTCCCAGCAAGTCCAG GATGATGGTCTGTTGCATACGACGTGTGGAACACCAAACTATGTTGCTCCTGAG GTTATCAATGATCGAGGTTATGATGGAGCAGCCGCAGACTTGTGGTCGTGCGGAGTCATCCTTTTCGTGTTACTCGCAGGTTACTTACCTTTCGATGATTCCAACCTCATGAATTTGTACAAAAAA ATATCGTCCGCAGAATTTACCTGCCCGCCTTGGATTTCTTTCAGTGCCATGAAATTGATTGCTCAAATCTTGGACCCAAATCCTGTACAT CgcatcacaattcctaaaatcTTGAAGGATGAGTGGTTTAAGAAGGATTACAGACCACCGGTATTTgatgagaaaaaagagagaaacCTAGAAGATGTGGAAGCCGTGTTTAAGGACTCTGAG GAATATCACGTGATGGAGAACCCAACTCCAATGAATGCCTTCGAGTTAATATCAATGTCTAGAGGCCTTAATCTTGGGAATCTATTTCATGCAAACCAG GATCTTAAGAGAGAAACAAGGTTCGCTTCTAAAAGGCCTGCTAATGAGATAATTAGCAAAATTGAAGAAGCTGCAAAGCCTCTTGGTTTTGATGTTCACAAGAAGAATTACAAG TTGCGGCTTGAAAACATGAAAGCTGGAAGAAAAGGCAACCTTAATGTAGCCACTGAG GTTTTTCAAGTTGCTTCATCACTGCATATGGTTGAAGTTCGAAAGACAAAGGGTGACACACTGGAGTTCCACAAG TTCTATAAAAATTTATCAACAAGTCTCCAGGATGTAGTTTGGAAAACTGAAGAGGAAATGCAGGAAATGAAGTAG